TCCTCAGTTACACTGGtttcacaaaatgacaaattataAATCTTCTAgttaaaaattataaaacacattaattataAACAGAGTTCCCACACATCTATCTGTCAATATGTTCCACaagtttaaaatagtttttattctaTCCACATGAAGCTCGGTTTGGGCCAGTTCTGAGTCTGGACTTTGGTGGGATCCACAGACTCTATGGTGAGTGTTGGGGCAATGGGATGTGGTGAAGCCAGTGACAAGCGTGCAGCCAGGAGCCCCATTTGAACacagctgtctgtgtctctcccttGGAGGATCCCAGCCATCATGGCACCGGCAAGACTGCAAATagagtgtgtttgaatgttttttcaaCATTATTTTGCATGTCACAGAAAAGTGGCTataactgaaatataaaaaaggatttttttttgcacctgTCTCCTGCCCCTGAGACATTCATTATCTCTTCTGCAGCCAAGGGCAGAGCTGGGTAATGTAGAGCACACAGCCGTCTTCTCTGCAAACATAAGTACAGCAAGAATGATCTTAGCTATCACTGTCACAGTGATTGTTTGCATTATTGGTTTTATTAAAGACACTCCTtactcttttctgttttcttggcTGCATGTTGATTGAGCCGGCATCATGCTCTCCACACACCAACACCCCATCAGCTCCCAGAGTCACCACCAGACAGTGGAGATGCTCCAGCAGGGGGCGGGAGAGAGTCACAGCTAGCCTTAACCGCTCCTCTAGTGAGCTCTGCAGTACTTCAACCCCGTAAGACAAAACCACATCCTCAGCAGCTATCAcgttatttgcatttttcacaAGAAAACAACTGTAGCAACTGTGAGTGGTAAGATGTGAGCAAAGTTAATAAGACAAATGAGCCAACAGCTGAAAATTTTAAAGctattttctgccttttgtttATGTCTATTTACCTTCGGGTGTTGGGACACCCAGTGTTTTGTTCATGGTGCACAGCTCTGCCAGGTTCGGTGATGAATAGGACAGAGACTTCCAGGCGTCTGACAGGAAAGGTTTGCAGGCCTTATCTAAGTCCGTGGGCTCATACCACACTATGACACACATTTATTGACGTATTACATGAACATCTAAGAAGGGTACTGTTTCTAATCAATCTCTCTACTAATTGATCATAACTCTCTCCCACTTGCTCTCTGTACCATTGATATTGTGCTTTTTGGCAAGAGAACAAACGTAGTCGATGGTGGAGACAGGGATGTTTCCGTCGAGACACACTAGAGAGGCTGATGAAAGCTGCTTCTCAAACTGTGACACCTATAAAAGACAtattcagagacagagagaaaacaataatttagtgtatacaaatatttctgtaattATTTAACCAGAGGTACTTTACAGGTGCACATCAAGAACAATATGAACTTCAGGGAATCAAATCAAAGACATCAGAACAAATTAAGGCTTCTTTAATGATTAGCTTCATTACTGCCTCATTATAATCTACCTGAAATAATTTTCactatttaaagtaaaaattttaaataacttgGCTTATAAACCTTGTGCTAATCTAACTAAAAATGAACACCTTTGTCAGCTGAACTTACATAGTGCTGTGTAATTTGCTGATGAATGTCCATGTCACCCAATCCAAGACTCAGTTCTCCGCTCCCAGTTATAACAACACAGTATGTAGCCGTGCTCTGCTCCTCTATCCTCGCCACAGCACTTGTGTTCttacagaaattgtttttttttttgaaaaagcTAAAATtttgcatttacacattttaggGTAAAGTAAAATTGTTTTAGTAGATTCAGTTGTTGAGGGTTACATACTAtatgtttacagtagtttaacACTGCGTCACTGTGTGAATCTGCTCCAGTAGCAGAGATGAGCAGGGGTTTGTGGCCTAGACGACTCAGAGAGTCTTGGAGGAAAACATGAAAGTATGAGACAGATACAGAGAACTGCTGATGAAAATATGTGCATGAACATGATCAGATAAAAACTCACCAGCAATATTCCGTCCCACACCACCAAATGACTGACAGACACTTCCTGGGTTAGTCTGCCCAAACTATGAGAAACAACGAGTCTTCTCATTATAACCATCAGCACATAACATGCTCTTACAGATTATTAATTAGTGTTCATAGATAGGTGTTGTAAATTAAACCTACTTGAAGTGTTTTCGTTTTTCCTTTAGCAATAAAATCCACATTTATTCCTCCTATGACAACCTGTAAAAGAACAGCTTTTAAAGAACAGAAGATTTGACTAAACACTGATGATGTATGATGTTTACTATAAAAGTTTATACTTACAATATCTGATTTGGAGTCTGATACAGGTTTTTTCTGATGCTGGGTTTTGCTTCTTAACTTTGTCTCACTCATCTGTTTTGACAGGGCGCAGGCTATCTGACTTCCAACTCTAGCATTGTTATGAATGAGAGCAATGTCTAAGAACATAACAGGTTAAAGAAAAGTCGTCAACAGGCCACTTTCAGGTACATTAAGTAAATCATGTACCCATTTTGTaccgacagacagacagtttgaTGTAATAATATCTGTATAAGGGCTCAGTGATTCAGATTTTCTG
This DNA window, taken from Anabas testudineus chromosome 6, fAnaTes1.2, whole genome shotgun sequence, encodes the following:
- the zgc:136858 gene encoding indigoidine_A and YeiC_kinase_like domain-containing protein isoform X1; the encoded protein is MRILKRASTLILRKGTYQSTWWKKDSLFRVHPSVSQALVENKPVVALESTIITHGMPYPHNLSTAKEVEGIVRAEGAIPATVGVIEGKVHVGLSSEELDHLARSKSSLKVSRRDLPYVISKALTGGTTVSATMIAAHQAGIPVFVTGGIGGVHRDGENSLDISADLTELGRTPIAVVSAGVKSILDIGRTLEFLETQGVCVATYGSSKHFPAFFSPESGFTSPYQVDNPDEAATLIASTLSLGLQSGVLLAVPIPEEHAAAGQQVEDAIQAALTEASAKGITGRDVTPFILQRVNELTKGKSLQANIALIHNNARVGSQIACALSKQMSETKLRSKTQHQKKPVSDSKSDIVVIGGINVDFIAKGKTKTLQFGQTNPGSVCQSFGGVGRNIADSLSRLGHKPLLISATGADSHSDAVLNYCKHINTSAVARIEEQSTATYCVVITGSGELSLGLGDMDIHQQITQHYVSQFEKQLSSASLVCLDGNIPVSTIDYVCSLAKKHNINVWYEPTDLDKACKPFLSDAWKSLSYSSPNLAELCTMNKTLGVPTPEVLQSSLEERLRLAVTLSRPLLEHLHCLVVTLGADGVLVCGEHDAGSINMQPRKQKRRRRLCALHYPALPLAAEEIMNVSGAGDSLAGAMMAGILQGRDTDSCVQMGLLAARLSLASPHPIAPTLTIESVDPTKVQTQNWPKPSFMWIE